The Rhododendron vialii isolate Sample 1 chromosome 8a, ASM3025357v1 genome has a window encoding:
- the LOC131298613 gene encoding uncharacterized protein LOC131298613: MRKLKNETLRQYAERYWQLFNEISGIDEYWATRTFKNGLETGSKILDELAIRPPPRMGELMRVVERFCALEEFYADRAAQGIPSLTASFTSAATQLPAPAITQHLQPKKQALLERLAAQGHLDQYIDRAKTPARQTNPNPNEQRPLIHVIHGPMTKASETALKANIDHASTSKQILSVGCGSKRQRPQDAPKWTISFTERDLEHVQTPHSDALVVTIQIGVHDVKRVLIDQGSSTEVMYYDLFKKLDLPESALQPTDVPLIGFNSAPVVRFIGATGRQEDLRGDQVAFKKYYVYAIHNSAKAKQVQWVEVPDVAVIDDVGQEAEDKAEEDLV, encoded by the exons atgaggaagctcaAAAATGAAACACTCAGACAATACGCTGAGCGTTATTGGCAGCTGTTCAATGAAATTTCAGGAATCGATGAATATTGGGCTACGCGCACTTTCAAAAACGGTCTGGAAACAGGCAGCAAGATCCTAGACGAACTCGCCATCCGCCCACCACCCCGCATGGGAGAATTAATGCGCGTCGTGGAAAGATTCTGTGCTCTTGAAGAGTTTTATGCGGACCGTGCGGCCCAGGGAATCCCGAGCTTGACAGCATCCTTCACCTCGGCCGCAACCCAACTACCGGCACCAGCAATCACCCAGCACCTGCAACCCAAGAAGCAG GCGCTGTTGGAACGTTTGGCGGCCCAAGGCCATCTCGACCAATACATTGATCGAGCAAAAACGCCCGCCCGgcagacaaatcccaaccccaatgAACAGCGCCCACTGATACACGTCATCCACGGTCCAATGACGAAGGCATCCGAAACCGCCCTCAAGGCCAACATCGATCACGCCTCAACATCCAAACAGATACTCTCAGTTGGTTGCGGATCCAAGCGTCAACGACCACAGGACGCACCCAAATGGACGATAAGCTTTACTGAGCGTGACCTTGAGCATGTTCAAACTCCACACTCGGACGCCCTCGTCGTCACCATCCAAATAGGCGTCCACGACGTAAAGCGCGTCCTcatcgatcaaggaagttcaacAGAGGTCATGTATTACGACCTTTTCAAGAAGTTGGATCTACCAgagtcagccctacaacctACCGACGTACCCCTTATAGGCTTCAACAGTGCACCC gtcgtccgcTTCATCGGCGCCACAGGAAGACAAGAAGATTTGCGAGGTGACCAAGTAGCCTTCAAAAAATACTACGTCTATGCCATCCACAATtccgccaaagccaaacaagttcaatgggttgaagtccccgacGTGGCCGTAATCGACGACGTCGGCCAGGAAGCTGAAGATAAAGCAGAGGAGGACCTCGTCTaa
- the LOC131335830 gene encoding uncharacterized protein LOC131335830 encodes MAHTIFQSSFTSKFRNPQNHLSLPTSGALTLPPVKPTIICSVFANNAETGGGDLRVIFAAGGTGGHISPAVAIADELKTRNPQTKILFIGNPKGMERTAVPSAGYEFAALATTPLTRPLFSPQNLFLLPYRLTKSLIQSWRQLHRFNPQIVVGTGGYVSFPVCFVAAALKGVKLVIQEQNSVPGIANWVLSLFADKVFAAFDLTRECLPRKDCVVVCGNPVRLSLQKQVSKVAARMHFFPRSVVEMGESDAMVVLVLGGSLGANAINIALWNLYYQMLMRRKNLFIIWQTGVEAFDEMESLVKSHSHLVLTPFLHAMDLAYAAADLVVSRAGAMTCYEILATGKPSILIPSPNVAEGHQLKNASLLADLAGSRVITEDELDSTTLGTAIEEILGNEILMAKMSERALKAAKPNASVEIVEHIISLVNY; translated from the exons ATGGCCCACACCATCTTCCAATCCTCATTCACTTCAAAGTTTCGAAATCCACAGAACCACCTCTCTCTTCCCACCTCTGGTGCACTCACTCTTCCACCAGTCAAACCAAC GATAATCTGCTCGGTGTTTGCAAACAATGCAGAAACCGGCGGAGGTGATCTTCGAGTCATATTCGCGGCGGGCGGCACCGGCGGTCACATCTCTCCGGCGGTGGCTATTGCCGACGAGCTCAAAACCCGAAACCCGCAAACCAAAATCCTCTTCATCGGAAACCCTAAAGGAATGGAACGCACCGCCGTTCCCTCCGCCGGCTACGAATTCGCCGCCCTCGCCACCACTCCCTTAACTCGGCCCCTCTTCTCCCCACAAAATCTCTTCCTGCTCCCCTACCGCCTCACCAAATCCCTAATTCAAAGTTGGCGGCAACTGCACCGTTTCAACCCCCAAATTGTAGTTGGGACCGGTGGGTATGTTTCCTTCCCAGTTTGCTTTGTTGCTGCTGCTCTCAAAGGAGTGAAACTGGTAATCCAAGAGCAGAACTCAGTGCCCGGAATCGCGAATTGGGTACTCTCTTTGTTTGCGGATAAAGTGTTTGCCGCGTTTGATTTGACCCGTGAGTGTCTTCCGAGGAAAGACTGCGTTGTTGTTTGTGGGAATCCGGTTAGGTTATCTCTGCAAAAGCAGGTGTCGAAGGTGGCGGCGAGGATGCACTTCTTTCCGAGATCGGTGGTGGAAATGGGGGAATCGGATGCGATGGTTGTGTTGGTTCTTGGTGGGTCCTTGGGTGCCAATGCAATCAACATTGCCCTCTGGAATTTGTACTATCAGATGTTGATGCGGCGCAAGAACTTGTTTATCATTTGGCAGACGGGCGTGGAAGCATTTGATGAGATGGAGAGCCTAGTGAAAAGTCATTCTCATTTGGTTCTTACGCC GTTCTTGCATGCTATGGATTTGGCATATGCAGCTGCAGACCTTGTTGTTTCAAGAGCTGGTGCAATGACTTGCTATGAGATCTTGGCTACTGGGAAACCTTCTATTCTG ATACCATCACCAAATGTTGCAGAAGGACATCAACTGAAAAATGCTTCACTATTGGCAGATTTAGCAGGGTCAAGGGTTATAACTGAAGATGAACTTGATTCAACGACCCTTGGAACTGCCATTGAGGAGATTTTAG gGAATGAGATTCTAATGGCGAAGATGTCTGAGAGGGCCCTAAAGGCTGCAAAGCCTAATGCCTCTGTCGAAATTGTGGAACACATTATTTCTCTAGTTAATTATTGA